A genomic region of Choristoneura fumiferana chromosome 17, NRCan_CFum_1, whole genome shotgun sequence contains the following coding sequences:
- the LOC141437250 gene encoding nuclear protein 1, protein MSEAFFDEYDHYNFEQDKHIFSGHSGKQRTKKEASEHTNHFDPSGHSRKIVSKLANTEKNKKTPAKH, encoded by the coding sequence ATGTCCGAAGCCTTCTTCGACGAATACGACCACTACAACTTCGAACAAGACAAGCACATTTTCTCTGGACACAGCGGTAAGCAGCGTACGAAGAAGGAGGCGAGCGAGCACACAAACCACTTCGACCCGTCCGGACATTCTAGAAAGATCGTCTCGAAGCTAGCCAACACAGAGAAAAACAAGAAGACGCCCGCAAAACATTGA